Genomic segment of Vulpes lagopus strain Blue_001 chromosome 7, ASM1834538v1, whole genome shotgun sequence:
gtcccacgtcaagcttcctgcgtggagcctctttctccttctgcctgtgtctctgcttctctctctctctgtgtgtctctcatgaataaataaaatctttttaaaaatttaaaaaataaaaaataaaaaaattgatatagTATTATGGACACTCTGtaaattgttcttttatttgattaaaagaattaaacattttcttatgtcattaaaaatgttcatacttgggacagcccgggtggctcagctgtttagtgccaccttcagcccagggcctgatcctggggacccgggattgagtcccacatagggctccctgcatggagcctgcttctccctctgcctgtatctctgcctttctctctgtctctctcatgaacaaataaataaaatcttaaaaaaaaaaaaatgttcatacttggggcacctgggtggctcagttggttaagcatttgcctttggctcagatcatgatcccagagtcctgggatcatcaagccctgtattgactttgtgctcagcagggagtctacttctctctctgtccctcctcctgctcatgctctcctgctctctctttctcttttaaataaataaaatcttaaatgatcATACTTATCAAACCTTGCATAGCATTGTAACACATATGAACATATCATGGTTTACCTAACAATTCTTTATTGTTCATCACCTAATGTTATTTTACCATTATGCATTAATGCTTTTCTGAACATccttgaatataaatattttttgaccaTTTCCGATTATTTTTTGGGCATAGAATAAATTATTTGACTTGGAATTGCTGGCTAACGTTTAAAGCTTTTATTgcggggatcccagggtggctcagcagtttagcgcctgcctttggcccagggtgtgatcctggagtcccgggatcgactcccacatcaggctccctgcatggagcctgcttctccctctgcctgtgtctctgcctctctctctctctgtatctctcctgaataaataaataaaatcttaaaaaaaaaaaaaaaaagcttttattgcATGTGGTCAAATCTACATCTGATAAAATCTGCAGAGATCCTGGCTGTCTACCCATTGTCACCAGCTAACTGGTTACTAAGCCAAGCAATGTGACTACATAGcaagataatttaataaaaacaatgtaaatgtggcttttttttttttaagattttatttatttgagagagagaagtgtgcgtgtacatgagcaggggcagggggcagagggaaaaagagaatccccagtgagcagggagtctgatacagggctccatcccaggactctgagatcatgaccggagctgaaggcagacacctaagtgactgagccacccaggcaccccaatgttgCTGTTTGTTAACATATGTCTGTGTCAGGAATTATGTTAAGAgtctatatatatttctctttatccTCATAGTATCATAATCTGGTGTGGGTATcataatctccattttaaaaatgaggatattgggcagccccgatggctcagcggtttagtggccccttcagcccagggtgtgatcctggagacctgggatcgagtcccacgttgggctccctgcatggagcctgcttctccccctgcctgtgtctctgcctctgtgtgtgtgtgtgtctctcataaataaataaaatctttaaaaaaaaataaaaaataaaaataaataaaaatgaggacattaaggctcagagaggttgagtgacttgtACAAGATCACAAGCCAGTAAATGACAGAATTCAAGCCTGGGCCTATCAGACTCTACaccttgtattttgttttgttttttggcttaaagattttatctatttatttgacagaaaaagagagcacaagcaggggaattgacaggcagagggagaagcaggctacccactcagcagagagcctgaggcagggctcgatcccaggatccctggatcatgacctgagttgaaggcagatgcttaatggactgagccacccgggcacccctacACCTTATGTTCTTAACATCTGCTTCTATGTGGGTATACACTGGTGACTGAAGGCTTCATCGGAGCCAGGGCTCAGGAGGCATTAGCAGCCCCAGTGGGCCGTGTGAGATAGTGGCCTGCAACCTATTACAGTGCATTGGGTGGCTCTGTTTTTTCCAAGAAATGAAGTTCTGGGTTTGAGGTCTGGACTAGCCTACTGGGGGGAATGTGGGCTCAGTGTGTGGCTACTTCATCAGTGCCTTGGCATGAAGTTTTCTGTCAGCCTCAAGGAACCCTTGCAAGAATGCATTATTCCTGTACAGGGTTTTCTGGCCAAGGATTTGCAAGCTGAAGCTCTCTGCAAACTTGATAGGAGAGTAAAAGCCACAATCGAGCAATTTATGAAGATCTTGGAAGAGATTGACACACTGGTAAGTAAATATTCAGCTGAGAAGAACTAGTTtcctttgactcttttttttttttttttaagattttatttatttattcatgagagacacagagagagagagagagaggcagagacacaggcagagggagaagcaggctccatgcagggaacccgatgcgggacccgatcccgggtctccacaatcacaccctgggccaaaggcagcgctaagccgctgagccacctgggctgccctcctttggCTCTTTTTCAGTGATTTTCACTCTTTTAGTAAAGCACTCTTACTGTCTGAGgatattgagcacctgctgtgtgcgaGACACTGCTCAGTCCTTGGTAGATACACAGAAAGACAAGATAGTTCCTGATTTTTAAGCAGTCACATCCACCAACGTAGggcttttgtcatttttatatttcctaaaaGCATCTAATCCTCACAAATTTGGGACCCAAATGGACTGTGATTTTATGGCCAGAGAAACAGAGGGCTTCATGATACTCATATGACTGGTGATTCCATTGGGTTAATTATCTGTAAAGAATTCAGCCAGACTCAGTCTCTTGTGAGACTATTGGGAATCATCAACTCCATGATCCCTTTTACAGAAAGATGGTAATGATATTTCCAGCTAGATGCCTCATTTTTGAGGGTGAATTACTCTGCATAGGATTCTCGGGGAGTGAGGGAGGTTGTAAAGAAGAAGCACAGTGAGCTCATGGCATGGCCAGGACATAGTATCTGTAcatagaaaggagagaaaggacaaagtCCATGGTACAGATCAGTTTCCATGGCCCAGACACTGAGAGCAAAGGGAGCTTTTATAGGGGTGAGAGCCATGGGAAGGGCCATGTGGAATACAGATCAAGGGAGGAAATCATTCCTGAAAATGCAAGTCTCGTTCATATTGGTGACTTATGATGCATTTGGTGTACTGTGGGTATTTCATCATGTTGTTATGTCATTCTTACTGAGATTATTTATGTCTCAATTTATTCCACAGATTCTGCCAGAAAATTTCAAAGACAGTAGACTGAAAAGGAAGGGTTTGGTGAAAAGGGTTCAGGTGAGCTGTGTGGTCAAGCATTTAAAGTTTaatgtgtgtgtttatctgtTCAGAGTAGGGTAGGGCAAAAGTGTGATGTGTGGTATGGacattttttggttgttatttcaTGAGCCCAGAATCTAAGAGAAGAGCTCCTTTCATGTCCCTGTAAttgtatttgaatttaaattaattgggGAGGAAGATTGTTGGAGAGCAGTTATAGCTGCCGTAGGACACAATTTCAGGAGGCACTATTCATGTTCCCTGAAATTGTGCAGTACAGTGGCAAGGCTTCCTGTCCTCACCACCCTCTGGAGGATTGTTGTCAGAAACCCTGCTCCTACactggcctctgcctccctccccttacCTGGGAGCCCAGGCTGGCTCCATTCCTCTATAGCCTGTTTTAAGTCATTCACCCAGGGGTTCCCCTTAATGGCTGAGCAAGAGCCTTGTATGGGCAAGGAATGGCTAGTCCTGGATGGTCCCTCACTGCCCTGCATTCATGTTTTAGGCATTCCTGGCTGAGTGTGACACGGTGGAGCAGAACATCTGCCAGGAGACAGAGCGGCTGCAGTCCACAAACTTGGCTCTGGCTGAGTGAGGTGAGGCGGAAAGAGGCTGGGCCGCCCTGAAGAACAGCTCCACCAGCTCTGCCCTCTCTGGGACAGAAGTGACCTGATTTCACCAGGGCCGCCGGGGACAATTGGCCACTTGCCAGTTTTCCTGAACCTACCCCTGTTCTCGATGAACAAGTGTTGTCTGCAGTCCTAAGTAGAGCCCCTGtctgttttctcattgtttctcTGTGTGGCTGCGCTGTCCAGCAGCCTACCTTGTCTGGAGAGGGCCTCCCCTGCCAAGTCTTCCCAGCTCTTTCG
This window contains:
- the BAG1 gene encoding BAG family molecular chaperone regulator 1 isoform X2, producing the protein MAAAGLSVTVTHSNEKHDLHVTPQQGCSEPIVQDLAQVVEEATGVPLPFQKLIFKGKSLKEMEKPLSALGIQNGCRVMLIGKKGFLAKDLQAEALCKLDRRVKATIEQFMKILEEIDTLILPENFKDSRLKRKGLVKRVQAFLAECDTVEQNICQETERLQSTNLALAE